A single region of the Eleginops maclovinus isolate JMC-PN-2008 ecotype Puerto Natales chromosome 16, JC_Emac_rtc_rv5, whole genome shotgun sequence genome encodes:
- the map3k3 gene encoding mitogen-activated protein kinase kinase kinase 3, with protein MNERQALHSIMKDLVALQMTRRQPVLSYDSNKPKIPAQANRQDDVRIKFEFSGERRILMFGRPVQFEEIHQKVKTVFGQQLDLHYMNNELSIPLRNQDDLDKAIDLLDRSSNMKSIRIMLLTQEHSNASSPSHHVPSKQVRIKSSQSTGDVSTAYQSSEPRGRHLSTGSQNTGRSSPPPGYVPECQQRIARQGSYTSINSEGEFIPETSDQCVLDPWSSAENSVSGSCQSLDSNSDSPSLRKSRMHRAKSYPDNRQECSDRENHMYDRVAGKGGTFPRRYHVSLHHKDHSEGRRTFPRIRRPQGNLFTLVPSRRSLNGSEESVGSWQLVDAQGRLRPQDRSVAHKSPSAPMTWRRGKLLGQGAFGRVYLCYDVDTGRELAAKQVQFDPESAETSKEVSALECEIQLLKNLHHERIVQYYGCLRDHNEKTLTIFMEYMPGGSVKDQLKAYGALTENVTRKYTRQILEGMSYLHSNMIVHRDIKGANILRDSEGNVKLGDFGASKRLQTICMSGTGIRSVTGTPYWMSPEVISGEGYGRKADVWSLGCTVVEMLTEKPPWAEYEAMAAIFKIATQPTNPLLPSHTSDQARDFISCIFVEAKHRPSAEELLRHPFSQILC; from the exons ATGA ATGAGAGGCAGGCTCTCCACTCTATAATGAAGGACCTGGTTGCCCTCCAGATGACGCGGCGCCAGCCCGTGTTGTCGTATGACAGCAACAAACCCAAGATACCGGCCCAGGCCAACAGACAG gACGATGTCCGGATAAAGTTTGAGTTctcaggagagaggag GATCCTGATGTTTGGACGGCCTGTGCAGTTCGAGGAAATCCACCAAAAAGTAAAGACTGTCTTTGGCCAGCAGCTTGACCTACACTATATGAACAATGAG TTGTCCATCCCTCTGCGAAACCAGGATGACCTAGACAAGGCGATAGACCTGCTGGACCGGAGCTCCAACATGAAGAGCATCAGGATCATGCTTCTAACTCAGGAGCACAGCaat gcctcctccccctcccaccATGTGCCGTCTAAGCAGGTGAGGATCAAGTCCTCGCAGTCCACTGGAGACGTTAGCACGGCCTACCAATCGTCAGAGCCCAGGGGACGCCACCTATCAACTG GTTCTCAGAACACCGGGCGAAGCTCACCACCGCCTGGCTACGTGCCTGAATGCCAGCAGAGGATTGCCCGCCAAGGTTCATACACCAGCATAAACAGCGAGGGGGAGTTCATCCCTGAGACCAGTGATCAGTGT GTGCTGGATCCTTGGAGCAGTGCAGAAAACTCAGTTTCTGGCAGCTGTCAGTCTTTAGACAGCAACTCAGACAG CCCCTCACTGAGGAAGTCTCGCATGCATAGAGCCAAGAGTTACCCTGATAACCGTCAGGAGTGCTCAG ACCGGGAGAACCATATGTATGACAGGGTAGCAGGGAAAGGAGGCACCTTTCCTCGTAGGTACCACGTCTCCCTGCATCATAAAGACCACAGTGAAG GCCGGCGGACGTTTCCGCGGATCCGCCGGCCCCAGGGGAACCTGTTCACTCTGGTGCCCTCCCGCAGGTCGCTCAATGGCAGCGAGGAGAGTGTGGGCAGCTGGCAGCTGGTCGACGCTCAGGGCAGGTTGCGTCCCCAAGATCGTTCTGTTGCGCACAAGT CACCCAGTGCTCCGATGACATGGCGGCGGGGGAAGCTTCTGGGCCAGGGAGCGTTCGGTCGTGTTTACCTGTGTTACGATGTGGATACTGGGAGGGAGCTGGCTGCCAAGCAGGTCCAGTTTGATCCCGAGAGTGCTGAGACAAGCAAG GAGGTCAGCGCTTTGGAGTGTGAAATCCAGTTGCTGAAAAATCTGCACCACGAGCGCATTGTTCAGTACTACGGCTGTCTGAGGGACCACAATGAGAAGACCCTCACCATTTTCATGGAGTACATGCCGGGG GGTTCagtcaaagaccagctgaagGCCTACGGGGCGCTGACAGAAAACGTGACCCGGAAGTACACAAGACAGATCCTGGAGGGCATGTCCTATCTGCACAGTAACATGATCGTACATCGGGACATCAAAG GTGCCAACATCCTGCGGGATTCAGAGGGCAACGTGAAGCTCGGAGATTTTGGTGCCAGCAAAAGGCTGCAGACCATCTGCATGTCTGGCACCGGCATCCGCTCTGTGACCGGCACCCCATACTGGATGAGCCCCGAGGTGATCAGTGGAGAGGGCTACGGGAGGAAAGCTGACGTCTG gaGCCTTGGGTGTACAGTAGTGGAGATGCTGACGGAAAAGCCTCCATGGGCTGAATATGAGGCCATGGCGGCCATATTCAAGATCGCCACCCAGCCCACCAACCCACTGCTGCCTTCACACACCTCCGACCAGGCACGGGACTTCATAAGCTGCATTTTTGTGGAGGCCAAACACAGACCGAGTGCTGAGGAGCTGCTCAGACATCCCTTCTCCCAGATTCTGTGCTGA